The genomic DNA TTTGTAGCGTCTAAATACCCTTTAAACTTATCTGCATCAATTTTGTTTCGCATTGTAAAACGCCCAGGTAAATCTATTTGAACATCTTTCGGAATAAAGGCACGACTACCCGTTGCTAAAATCAATTTATCAAACGTATGTTTCTCGTTATGACTGTCTGTTACAACCTTATTTTCTTTATCTATGTTTGTAATATAAGTTTCTGGATGTACCTGAATATTCAGTTTATTTAACTCTATTTTTTTTATTTTAAGGAGTTGTTCCCATGTTAATTCTTCAGTTACATACTCAGGCAATAACACTCTGTTATAAAATAAGTTAGGCTCTTTTGAAAATACATGAATTTCATCGACTTCATTAGATTCACGATAATTTTGTACAAATCTGAACGCCGCAGCACCAGCGCCTACAATGATAATTTTTTCAACCGGTTTTTTATATTTTGAAACTGAAACACAAGTAAACTTAAAATCTGGTTCTTTCGATACGGGATCTATATGTGTATTTGTTAAATTATTTGTTCTATTTAAATCACTTTGAAGCTGTTTTCCCCAATGCATTGGTAAAAACACAACACCTTTTTTAATGGTATCGGTTATTTTAGCACGTACTCTAACCACTCCATTTTCACTTTTAATTTCTGCAATACCCCCATCTTTTAATTTGCATAAATAGGCATCAACCGGATTAATTTCTAAAACGGGAGTTGGGTAATGTGTTTTTAACCTGGACACTTTCCCAGTTTTGGTCATCGTGTGCCATTGATCCCTAACACGCCCAGTAGTTAAAATTAATGGAAAGTCCTCACTAGGTTGAACCGACGTATTTTTAATAGTACTCGGTAAATTAAATTGAGCCTTTTGTGAAGGCGTATAGAACTTTTTATTTTCAAAAAGTCTAGGTGTACCTTGATGTCTATACTCTGGGACTGGCCACTGAAAAGTGCCTTCGTTTTTTAATCTATCGTAGTTTAAAAACGATACATCAATATTTGTTCCTTTGGTCATTGATGCATACTCATCGTAAATTTCGCTAGTATTACTATAATTAAAACCTCTAAACCCCATCCGCTGCGCAAAATCACAAAAAATTTCGACATCTGGTCTTGCTTCTCCGGGGGGATCTATTTCTTTTGGTAAATACGAGATACGTCTTTCGGAATTCGTCATCGTTCCCTCTTTTTCTAACCATCCTGCAGCGGGTAATACTAAATCGGCATAGTCTACAGTATCAGATTTATGTGAAATATCCTGAACAACCACAAACTTAGCTTTTTTCATGGCCCTCTCAATTTGGTGGATGTTGGGCAAACTTACCAAAGGATTGGTACAAGCAATCCAAACAGCTTTTAGTTTACCACTTTCCAACGCTTCAAACATCTCGGTAGCTGTGTAACCAGGCTTATCAGATATTTTATCAACGCCCCAAAACTGAGCCACTTCTCGTCTGTGCTCTTCGTTCATCAAATCTTTATGAACTGCTAATAAATTAGCCATACCTCCTACTTCACGTCCGCCCATAGCATTGGGTTGTCCAGTAAGTGAAAATGGTCCAGAACCAGGTTTACCTATCTGCCCCGTTATTAATGATAAGTTTAATAGTGATACATTCTTATCGGTTCCCACAACACTTTGATTAAGCCCCATGGCCCACATGCTTATAAAACCTTTAGAAAGCCCTATAATATCTGCTGCTTTTTTAATATCTTTTTCTGGTACACCACAAAGTTTTGATGCTTGTTTTACGGATGTTGAAAAGATTAAGTCCTTGTAAGGCGCCAATCCTTCGGTATGATTCTTAATAAACTTTTCATCAATTAAACCACGTTCAAATAAACGTCTACCTATAGCATTGTAAAGAATAACATCGGTTCCTGGAATTAATTGAAGATGTAAATCTGCAAAATTAGCGGAGTCTGTTTTACGAGGGTCAATAACAATAATCTGAACGTCTGGATTTTCTTCTTTACGCTTTTCAATTCGTCTAAAAAGAATAGGATGACACCACGCTGGATTTGCTCCTGTAATCAAAAAACAATCTGCTAATTCTATATCTTCATAAGAAATAGGAACGCTATCTTCTCCAAATGTTTTTTTATAACCAACCAC from Flavivirga abyssicola includes the following:
- a CDS encoding nitrate reductase is translated as MVTNQVKTTCSYCGVGCGIIVKKDINNKVFVEGDKDHPVNKGMLCSKGMNLHYVVNDTSDRILYPEMRWSRSHPRERVSWDDALDRASSVFKSIIKKYGPDSVGFYVSGQSLTEEYYIANKLTKGFLGTNNIDTNSRLCMSSAVVGYKKTFGEDSVPISYEDIELADCFLITGANPAWCHPILFRRIEKRKEENPDVQIIVIDPRKTDSANFADLHLQLIPGTDVILYNAIGRRLFERGLIDEKFIKNHTEGLAPYKDLIFSTSVKQASKLCGVPEKDIKKAADIIGLSKGFISMWAMGLNQSVVGTDKNVSLLNLSLITGQIGKPGSGPFSLTGQPNAMGGREVGGMANLLAVHKDLMNEEHRREVAQFWGVDKISDKPGYTATEMFEALESGKLKAVWIACTNPLVSLPNIHQIERAMKKAKFVVVQDISHKSDTVDYADLVLPAAGWLEKEGTMTNSERRISYLPKEIDPPGEARPDVEIFCDFAQRMGFRGFNYSNTSEIYDEYASMTKGTNIDVSFLNYDRLKNEGTFQWPVPEYRHQGTPRLFENKKFYTPSQKAQFNLPSTIKNTSVQPSEDFPLILTTGRVRDQWHTMTKTGKVSRLKTHYPTPVLEINPVDAYLCKLKDGGIAEIKSENGVVRVRAKITDTIKKGVVFLPMHWGKQLQSDLNRTNNLTNTHIDPVSKEPDFKFTCVSVSKYKKPVEKIIIVGAGAAAFRFVQNYRESNEVDEIHVFSKEPNLFYNRVLLPEYVTEELTWEQLLKIKKIELNKLNIQVHPETYITNIDKENKVVTDSHNEKHTFDKLILATGSRAFIPKDVQIDLPGRFTMRNKIDADKFKGYLDATNLPPEEQHVVIVGGGLLGLELAAAMKHKNVKITIVQRASRLMERQLDKVSSKLLALDVQERGIQIYFDNEVSTVFDDEDTGELNITLKSGKLITANAIVYAIGTIPNVEIARENGIDCSRGVKVNQHLQSSHPDIFAIGEIAEFNNQLFGITSAAEEQAAILANFIAGDISCSYNGSVLMNILKFNDLNLCSIGDIIVPDNDDSYEEIIFTDIKKRYYKKCIVKDDLLVGAVLMGDKNEFAEFKTMIESKIEMADKRNTLLRGSSNDTPVLGKLVCSCSQVGAGNIEEAIAKGCTNFTELCNKTGAGLGCGSCKTEVREILHNSKVLA